The stretch of DNA GACCTTCTCCTTGCGCCACAGCTCCACCAGGAATTCGGGGTCGTAGCGGCCTGGATAAACCTGCTTCAGGCCGAGCATGGTCGCCACATACGGCAGGCCCCAGGCGTGCACGTGGAACATCGGAGTGATCGGCATGTAGACGTCGTTGGTGCCCAACAGCCGCACGCTGTCGACGCTGCCCATGATGGTCGCCACGCCCATGGTGTGCAGCACCAGTTGGCGGTGGGTGAAGTACACGCCCTTGGGATTGCCCGTGGTGCCGGTGGTGTAGAAGGTGGTGGCGACGGAGTTTTCGTCGAAATCCTCGAAGTCATAGCGGGGGCTCGCCGCCGCCAGCAACGTTTCGTACTCACCCACGAGGTTGGGCAGCTCGGCGGTTTTGTCCGCACCGTCGGTGAGCAGCAGGGTTTTGTCGACGGTGGTGAGGTGGCTGGCGATGGCCTGGTAGAGCCCCACGAACTCGCTGTTGACCAGCACAAAGCGGTCCTCGGCGTGGTTCATGGTGTACAGAATCTGTTCCGGGGACAGGCGCACGTTGATGGTGTGGATCACCGCACCAATCATCGGAATGGCAAACATGCATTCCAGGTAGCGGTGGCTGTCCCAGTCCATCACGGCCACGGTATCACCGGCCTTGACCCCGGCCTCGGTCAGCACATTGGCCAGGCGGGCGACGCGCTCGATCAGCGTCGGATAGGTGTAGCGCAACTGGTCGCGGTAGACGATTTCCCGGGTCTTCTCGTAGCGTGTCCCGGACATCAACAGGCGTTTGATCAACAGCGGGTATTGGTAGGCGCCTTCGGCGGGCGGGATAACACGAGTCTGCAACATACGAATCCCTTATCTGACTGCACGGTCTTGGCTGAAACATCTGCACTTTAGAGCGCTTATGTTTCAGCCAAATCAGCCAAAGGAATGATTTGCAGAACCCAATGAATGCTAGCTTTGAGCCAGCATCCGGCTTATTTCATGCTGGTAAAGGCCAGCTTCACACCGATGGCAATCAGCACCGCGCCCATGGTGCGGTCGAACCAGTGGCCCATGCGTGCAAAACCGGCGCGTACGAGTTGCTGGCTGAACAGCATGGCCACCAGGCAAAACCAGATCGCGGTCGCCACGGCCAGGTACACGCCGTAACCGGCCTGGACCGCCAACGGCGTGTGGGGATTGATCACCACGGTGAACAGCGACAGGAAGAACAGCGTGGCCTTGGGGTTCAAGCCGTTGGTGACAAACCCTGAGGTAAACGCACCACGGGCAGTGCGCTCGCCCGCTTCCAGGTGCAGGTCTTCTTCACTGGCAGGCTTGGCCGGCTGGGCGCGCAGGGCCTTGAAGCCGATGTACAGCAGGTAGGCCGCCGCCGCCCATTTCAGCGCATTGAACAGCACGATGGACTGGGACACGATCAAGCCGATGCCCAGCAGCGAATACCCCACGTGCAGGAAAATCGCCGAACCGACGCCCAACGCCGTCCAGGTGCCGGCCCGTCGGCCATGGGTCACGCTTTCACGTACCACCACGGCGAAATCCGGGCCAGGGCTGGCCACCGCCAACAGGTGAATCAGTGCCACGGTCAAGAACTCGGTGAGGTACATGCACACTCCAGGAAGTAACTGATTATTTCATCTGATAGGCTCGGCAGATTACGCCTTCGAATCCCGCCGCAAAAGGTACAGTTGATGACGAACAATCGCCGCGCCGTCTTCCTTGATCACCCTTCCCTGGACCTCGGGGACCTGGACCTCAGCGGGTTGCAGGCACTCTTCAGCGAACTGAGCCTGCACCAGCAGACCACACCCGAAAACATTATCGAACGCCTGCAAGGCGCGCAGGTGGCGATCAGCAACAAAATCGCGCTGAATGCCGAGACCCTGGCGGCCTGCCCCGAGCTGAAGCTGATCCTGGTGACCGCCACCGGCACCAACAACGTCGACCTCGCCGCCGCCCGCGCCCACGGCGTTACCGTGAGCAATTGCCAGGGTTACGGCACGCCATCGGTGGCGCAGCATACGATCATGCTGCTGCTGAACCTGGCGACGCGCCTGAACGACTATCAACGGGATGTGCAGGCGGGGCACTGGCAACAAGCCAAGCAGTTCTGCCTGCTGGACTACCCGATCGTCGAACTGGAAGGCAAAACCCTCGGGCTGCTGGGCCATGGTGAATTGGGCGGTGCCGTTGCGCGCCTGGCTGAAGCCTTTGGCATGCGCGTGATCCTGGGTGCGATTCCAGGCCGCCCGGCCCGCGCCGATCGCGTGCCGCTGGATGAGTTGCTGGCGCAGGTCGACGCGCTGACCCTGCACTGCCCGCTCAACGAACACACCCGCGACTTTATCGGTGCCCGTGAACTCGCCTTGCTCAAGCCCGGCGCGTTTATCGTCAACACCGCCCGTGGTGGCTTGATCAACGAACAGGCCCTGGCCGATGCCTTGCGCAGTGGGCACCTGGGCGGCGCGGCGACCGATGTATTGAGCGTGGAACCGCCGGTGAACGGCAACCCGTTGCTGGCCGGCGACATCCCGCGCTTGATCGTCACCCCGCACAACGCCTGGGGCAGCCGCGAAGCCCGGCAGCGGATCGTCGGCCAATTGATCGAAAACGCTCAGGGCTTTTTCAGCGGCGCCCCGCTGCGTGTCGTCAGTTGATAAACTGCGCCCCTTTTCAAGGAGCAGACCATGGATCCGCGCAGTGAAGTACTGCTTCGCCAGGCCGAACTTTTTCAAGGCGACGTGCTGCTGGTGGGCTTGCCCGCCGACGACCTGCTGGGCCGCCTGCCCAATGCCCATGGCTGGAGCTGGCACGCCGGCGACCAGGCCGCACTGGACGCACGTTTTGCCGAGCGCAGCCAGTTCGGTGTGAACGTGCCCGAGCGTTCGTTCGAGACCGCGGTGGTGTTCCTGCCCAAGTCCAAGGACCTCACCGACTACCTGCTCAATGCCGTGGCGGCGCGTTTGCCCGGCAAGGAGTTGTACCTGGTGGGGGAGAAGAAAGGCGGCATCGAAAGCGCGGCCAAGCAACTGAATCCGTTCGGCAAGCCGCGCAAGCTCGACAACGCGCGGCACTGCCAGTTGTGGCTGGTGACGGTGGCCAACGCCCCCGAGCCGTTAGAACTGGAGAGCCTGGCGCAGGTGTTCGAGGTGCCGCTGGCTGAGGGCCCGCTCAAGGTGGTGAGCCTGCCGGGCGTGTTCAGCCACGGTCGGCTGGATCGCGGTACCGCATTGCTGCTGGAGCATCTGGACAAGTTGCCGAGCGGTCACTTGCTGGATTTCGGTTGTGGCGCGGGTGTGCTCGGGGCAGCGGTCAAGCGTCGCTACCCGCATAACACGGTGACAATGCTCGACGTGGATGCCTTTGCCGCTGCCAGCAGTCGCCTGACATTGGCGGCCAATGGCCTGGAAGCCGAGGTGTTGACCGGTGATGGCATCGACGCTGCTCCGATGAATCTGAACGCGATTCTGAGCAACCCGCCGTTCCACGTCGGGGTGCACACCGATTATTTCGCCACCGAGAACCTGCTACGAAAAGCGGCCAAACATCTGGCAAAAGGCGGCGAACTTCGCTTGGTTGCGAACAGTTTCCTGAAGTATCAGCCGCTGATCGAAGAGCATCTTGGCGTGTGCGCAATCAAGGCAGAAGGTCAGGGTTTTCGCATTTACCGTGCCAAGCGCGGCTGAGATCTTTTTCCAAAAGAAGGCTTGCCGAATGGATTTTGCCTAGGCAGAATCCGCTCCGTCCTAGGGGAGTAGTCTCCCACGAGCGCCACGCTCGTCCGGCATACGTCAACATACTTGGTCAACAGGCCATGGCGTATGCGACCCAGGAGTCCGCACAGACGGACCGGGGTTTGACAAGACCTATGACACGAACACCTTACCCGGGGCGGGAAGGCTGTACGTGTCATAGCCGTGTCGACCCGCCCCTGGAACTTACCTGATGCTGGATTCTCTGCTCGTCCCTACCGCAATCGTTGCCTTGGCCGAAATTGGCGACAAGACGCAACTGCTCGCACTCATTCTCGCTGCACGCTTTCGCAAACCCTGGCCGATCATCGCCGGCATCGTTGCCGCGACCCTGGCCAACCATGCGGCCGCCGGTGCCGTGGGGGCCTGGTTCGGGAGTTTCTTCTCGGATGCGGTGCTGCACTGGATACTCGCGGCGAGCTTCTGCGCCACGGCGCTGTGGACCCTGGTGCCCGACAAGCTCGACGATGACGAAGCCAGCACTTCCCGCAAGTTCGGGCCCTTCCTGACCACGCTGATCGCATTCTTCCTCGCGGAAATCGGCGACAAGACCCAGATCGCTACCGTGATGCTCGCGGCGCAATACCCGGAACTGTGGCTGGTAATTATCGGCACCACCCTGGGCATGTTGATTGCCAACGTGCCGGTGGTGCTGGCGGGTAATTTTGCCGCGGACAAATTGCCGCTGACGCTGATTCGTCGACTGGCGGCTACGGCATTCTTCATCCTGGCCATTGTTGCGGTGTACAAGGCCATGCAGAGCAGTGGCTGGATCTAAACGTAACCCCATATGGGAGCTGGGCTTTTGTGGGAGCTGGCTTGCCTGCGATAGCATCACCTCGGTGCAACTGACACACCGAGGTGCCTGCATCGCGGGCAAGCCCGACTCCCACACAAGCCGGGCCCCCACATTCAGATTTGCATTTCAGCCTTATAAATCAGGATTTTTTCGCCTGCTGATACAACGGCATCACCTTCGGAATCGCCGCCTGCAACGAGGCGATCCGGCTGTCGGAGGCAGGGTGGGTGCTCATGAATTCAGGTGGCGAGCCTTCCGAAGCCTTGGCCATTTTGTTCCACAGGGTAATCGCCGCGTTCGGGTTGTAACCGGCACGCGCCGACAACTCCAGGCCGATCAGGTCCGCTTCGTTTTCGTTGCTGCGGCTGTTGGGCAAGGTCATGCCGTAGTTGGCCACGGTATCGGCCAGCGCCAGGCTGTCCTGACCGAGGCCGAACAACGCACCGGCCCCCTGCTTCGCCATTTCGATACCGTAGGCCTTGGACATGGCTTCGCGGCCGTGCTCACGCAAGGCGTGGGCAATTTCATGGCCCATCACGGCGGCGAGTTCGTCGTCGGTCAACTTGAGATTGTCGATCAGCGCGCTGTAGACAAAGATCTTGCCGCCAGGCCCGCAGTTGGCGTTCATCTCGTCACTTTTGATCAGGTTCACTTCCCACTTCCACTGCGCCGCATCCGGGCGGAAGGTGGGCGCCTGGGCGATCAGGCGGTTGGCAATCGCCTGCACGCGCTTGGCGTTGGCGCTGGTCTTGTCCACCAGGCCCTTGCCGCTGGCTTCACCCAGGGTCTGCTGGTAGGACTGCGCATACATCTGGTCGACTTCCTGGCTCGACAACATGCTGAACATGTACTGCTTGCGCTCAACCCCCACGGCGCCGCCGCTGGTGGTGTTGACCGACTGACAACCGGCGAGCAACAAAGCCGCGCCCAACGCACATACCGCCACTGTCTTTTTCATCAACCTGCTCCCTGAAAACATGGCGCGTATCGTAGTCGGCCAATTGTATCGACGCCAGATACAACAGACGTATAGCCACCTGATTTCAGATACATCCCACACTGCCGCAAAAAATTCACAAACGCTGGCAACCATTCCATTTACGACATTCGCCCATCCGGCACAGCCATTTTGAGGTAATGGCCCTCATGTCTCCCCCGCCCGCGGCCGATATACACAAGCAGCCAATCTCCCCCTGCGTTCGGAGCCGTCATGAAGTTCAAGTCGATTCAATTTTCTGTCGCGGCACTGGCCGGGGCCATTGTCCTGAGCGTGGTGGCGGTGTTGGTGCTGTATGCCTTGTTCGCCGGGGCGCGCACCCAGGAGATGGTGCAGGAACGCACCCAGGGTCAATTCGAACAAATCATCGAGCAGCGCCTGACCGCCCTCGCGCAAACCCAGGCGACGCTGATCCAGCGCGAACTCGAAGCACCGCTGGTGACGGCCAAGGGCCTGGCCACCGCCAACGCCCTGATGGGCATGAAAGACGCCAACGGCAACCCGCGACTGGCGGTCTCCCGTGAACAACTGATCAACCTGATCCACGAAACCGTGGTGCGTAACCCGAAGATTCTTGGCGCCTATATAGGCTGGGAAGCCAACGCCATCGACCACAACGATGCTGCCTACGTCAACAGCCCGGTGGTCGGCATCGAAACCAACGGCCGCTTCCTGCCGTGGTGGTTCCGCAATGCCGACGGCAGCCTGGGCCTGGATAAACTGGCTGACGTGGCCGACCAGACCATCCTGTCCACCGGCGTGCGCGCCAGTGAGTACTACCTGTGTTCCAAGGAAAGCAAAAAGCCCTGCGCCATCGATCCGGCCCCTTATAAAGTCGGGAACGCGATGGTGATGCTCGCCTCGTTTATCGAACCAATCATGATCGACGGCACCTTTCAGGGCATCGTCGGTGCCGACCTGTCGGTGAACTTCATCCAGGAAATGCTCACCAAGGCTGATCAGAATTTGTACAACGGTGCTGGCGAGTTGGCGCTGATTTCCAGCAACGGCCGCCTGGTGGCCTACACCAAGGACGCCAGCAAGCTCGGGGAAAAGGCCAGCGACCTGCTGGACAGCAACGAACTGGCCAACCTCGGCCAACTGAAGATCGGCGAGGTGCGCTATGACGTGGACAAGCAACACGGGCATATCGAGCTGTTCCTGCCGTTCAACATCGGCCAGACCGACGCCCGCTGGACCCTGCTCCTGCAACTGCCCCTGAGTGCGGTAATGGCCGACCTGCAGGCGATGCAGCACGACCTCGACGCCCAGCGCAAAACCGATATTTTCGGCATGGCCGTGGCCGGGCTGCTGATCGCCGGCATCGGCTTGCTGGTGATCTGGCTGGTGGGCCACGGCATTGCCCGGCCGCTCAAGCAAATGGTGGCGATGCTCAATGACATCGCCCAGGGCGAAGGCGACCTGACCCGGCGCCTGACCAGTGATCGCGCCGACGAACTGGGGGCGATTGCCAGCGGCTTCAATACATTCCTGGCCAAGTTGCAGGGGATGATTACCCAGGTGGTGAGTTCGGTGCAGAAGGTCAGCGACTCCTCGGAGCACACCGCCGACATCGCGATTCGTACCAACCAGGGCGTGCACAAGCAAATGGTCGAGATCGACCAGGTGGCTACCGCCGTGCACGAGATGACCGCGACCGCACAGGACGTGGCGCGCAACGCCACCCAGGCCGCACAGGCCGCCAGCCACGCTGATCAAGCGGCGAGCCAGGGCATGCAGATTGTGCGCGACACCTCCACCTCCATCGGCGCCCTCGCCGAGGAAATCGGCAAGGCGGTCGGTGTGGTGCAGGCGCTGGCCAAGGACAGCGAGAACATCAATGCCATCCTCACGGCGATTCGCGGGATTGCCGAGCAGACCAACCTGCTGGCGCTCAACGCGGCAATCGAAGCCGCACGGGCCGGTGAGCAAGGGCGCGGGTTTGCGGTGGTGGCCGACGAGGTGCGCAACCTGGCGCAGAAGACCCAGAAGGCTACCGAAGAAATCCAGGCCATGATCCAGCAACTGCAGCAGGGCACCCGCGACGTGGTGCGGGTGATGGAAGACAGCCAGAATCGCACCGATGAAAGCGTGCAACACGCGGCCAAGGCGGCTCAGGCGCTGGAGACCATTACCCAGGCGGTGTCGGTGATCAACGACATGAACACCCAGATCGCCAGCGCCGCCGAGGAACAGAGCGCGGTGGCCGAGGACATTAACCGTAACGTGATCAATATCGGACAGGTGGCCAATGAAGTGGCCGGCGGAGCGGATGAGTCGAGCGCGGCCAGCGCAGACCTGACCAAGCTGGCGGAACAGCAGCGGCGGTTGATCAATCAGTTCAAGGTGTGAGTCAAGCGGCGCCCTTTCGGGCGCCTTCGCGAGCAAGCCCGCTCCCGCATTCGATCGCATTCCTTCAGTTGAAATGCAATCAAATGTGGGAGCGGGCTTGCTCGCGAAGAGGCCGGCCGATTCAACACAACGCTCAACCCGGCGTCAGGCACTCCGGTCCATTCAGCTTCGGATCGTTGACCATATTGGCCAGCACCCGCTCGCGCAACGCGGTGGGTTCACTGGCCAACAAGGCCTGCAAGGTGTGCAGCGGGGTCTCGGGGTTCAGCCAGGCTGCCTGCCCCGCCGCATCCAGAATCAACGGTCGGCGCTGACTCTGCGCCGCCTGGGTCACCACCGCCGTACTCAACCAAACCTGCTCCTGCACCGGATACGCCTCCCAGATCGCCGCAAAGAACAGCGTGCTGCCCTCCCCCGGCGTCAGCCAGTACGGGCGCTTGCGCTGGGTGCCGCGCCATTCGTAGAAACCATTGGCCGGAAGCAGGCAGCGGCGCTGGCGAAACGCTTCGCGAAACATCGGCTGTTCGGCAAGGGTTTCCGCCCGGGCATGGGCCGGTGTACGAGAGAGATCGGTCAGCCAGGGCGGCGTCAGGCCCCAGCGCGCCCGCGCCAGGGTGTGCTGGCCGTCACTCAGGCGCTGGATCAGCACCGAGTCATTGGGAGAGATGTTCCACTGGGCCTGCTGGTCGGCCGGGAAGCCCGGCAAGGCAGCAAACGCGGGGTTCCAGCGAAACAGGGCATAACGTCCACACATGGGGCAACACGACTCTTGGAGAAACTGGCCGACAGCCTAACAGACCAGCACGTCGGGAAAGCTGTCGGGTTCATCACCGGGCAGTGGTTGCGCACCGTTGTAGGCGGTGATCAGCTCGCGGGCGTAGGCGGCCTGGTCGTTCTCCACCGCCAGCGCCAGCAGGCCATAGATCGGCAGTTCGCCGGTACCCCCGAGCAAATCGCGCCCCACCAGGTGCGCGGTGATGCCCTCGCTTTCGAGCATGCCTTGCAGCAGCTCGCCTTCCATCAGGTTTTCCGGCTCGTAGATTCGCTGCATGGGCGTACCTTTATTCGTTCTCGCTGCGCACGTTGAGCATCCATTCGTCGTCATGAACCTGCAGCTCGAAAACAATAGGCCGGCAGCACACCGGGCAGTCCTCAATATATTCCTGATCGCCCGCCGACAGGTCCAGTAGCGCCGTGACTACCTCTCCACAATAAGGACATTCGTACGACTCCTCTTCCATCGCGGTCTCCAAGGTGACTTGTGCGTATAATCGCCGGTCTATTTACAGGGCTATTTTTCGTCCCGGCCAATTGCCCGGACCACGCCCTGATATTTATTGTTCCAAACCTTTACTTACCCTAGCCGTTTCTAACAAGAGAGCATGATGGGCGAATTCGATACCATCCGACCTTACAACGACAGCGAAGTCCCGGCAGTGCTGGCCCGACTGTTCAGTGACAAGGCCTTTCTGGACATCCTGACCCACTTTCGCTTCCCGCGCTTTGCCGGCGCCTTCGGCTGGCTGCTCAAGCCGATGATCGCTCATAAACTGCGCCGTGAGTTCGCCGGCGTCACCACCGTGGCCACGCTGCAGGACAAAGTCGAGTTTTACGTCGACCACACCATCGAGCGGGCAACCGACGGCGTGACCTATACCGGCGTGGAGCAGTTCAAGTCCGGCAGCGCCTACCTGTTCCTGGCCAACCACCGCGACATCGTGATGGACCCGGCCTTCGTCAACTACGCCGTGTACCACGCCGGCCTGCCGACGCCGCGCATCGCCATCGGCGACAACCTGCTGCAGAAGCCGTTTGTCAGCGACCTGATGCGCCTGAACAAGAGTTTCATCGTGCACCGCTCGATCACCGGGCGCAAAGAGAAGATGGCGGCCTATCAGTTGCTGTCGGCCTACATCAACCATTCGATTCGCAACGACTGCCAGTCGATCTGGATCGCCCAGGCCGAAGGCCGCGCCAAGGATGGGGATGATCGCACCGAGTCGGCGATCCTCAAGATGTTCCACATGAGCCGCAAGGACGAGCCGTTCGCCGAGGTCATCCAGTCACTGAACCTGACGCCCGTGTCCATCAGCTACGAATACGACCCGTGCGACGCAGCCAAGGCCCGCGAGCTGTACATCCGCGCCACCACCGGCACCTACAGCAAGGCGCCGGGGGAAGATGACGTGAGCATCGCCCTGGGCATCACCGGCTACAAGGGCCGGGTACACGTCAACTTCGCGCCGCCGATCACCGAGGCGTTCGAAGACACCAAGCTGTTGGCGATCGAAATGGACCGGCAGATCCTGGGTGGGTATCGGTTGTTCCCGGTGCATTACCTGGCGTACGCCCAATGGAGCGATGCCGATCCGCAATTGCAGGTACCGACCGCAGCCGAGGTATTCCCGGCGGACGAGTTGGCCAAGGCAAAGGCAGAGTGGGAGCGGCGCTTGAATGCGTGCCCGGCCGAGCATCGGCCGTATCTGGTGTTGCAATACGCGACGCCGGTGAGGAATCAGTACCGGGTCAAGGCCGGGATTGCCCTGTAACCCGGTACCAGCAACAGCGCAAACTCAATGTGGGAGCGGGCTTGCTCGCGAAGGCGGTGGATCAGCCAATCATGTATTGACTGACACCGCGCTTTCGCGAGCAAGCCCGCTCCCACAGTTGTTTTTAGGGTGTTCCTACAATCGGGTACTAAGAAAGGACACCAGCAACGCCAGCCCCAGACAGGCAAACCCCAACCGGTAGAACAGGCGATAGGTACGCTGCGTCAACACGTCCAGATACAGCATCGGCTGATCAATGGCACGCAGTTCGCTTTGCGCGGCAAGGCGGGCCATCGCGCGCTGTTCATGCAGGCGCGTGACAAACAGCAGCCATGCCGCCGGGCAGGCCAGTAACAGGGCAAGGGAATTGAGCAGTAGTGCGGTCAGCGACATCGCAAACCTCGATGTATCAGTGTCTTGGTATCAATCCAGATACAAACCTGAATGATATGCGCCGCCTGCGCGTCATTACTCCTTCCCCATTGACGGCTAATGTATCCAGTAATTTACAGCGTCACCTGAACGTCACCTTAACAAGCCACTCTGTTGCCCTTCGAAAGCCCGGGAGCTTGTCATGTTGCACGCGCAGAACCAGGATCGGCTGTATCTGATTGCCCCAAGCGATGAGCAAGAGGCCCTGGTGGGCGGCCTCGCGTTCAATGTGCAGGACCGCCACTGGCTGGTGTATTGCGCCCTCGGCGGGCATCAACATGCCGACCTGCCGGAGTTGGACTTGCTCACTGGCGTGAGTGTGCTGGACTTTTATATCGAAACGGCTGCATGAAAACGGCAGGCGTAAAAAAACCGGGCTCAGTGATGAGCCCGGTTTTTTGATCGTTCCCACGCGCCGCAAAGGAATGCCGACTGGGGCGCTCCGCGCCCGCCTGACGGTTACTGCGAGCTGAGCAGCGAACCGATGCTCGGGTCCTTGAACAGGCGCGTCAGGGCATCGCTCAACACGTCGCTGACCAGCTTGGTGTTGGTTTCCTGGTTCGGCGCCATGCCGAAGCGCTGGTCCAGGGATGCGCCGTAACGGCCGCTGTAGCGACGGGTACCGGCAGTCACGTCGGACTTGAAGGTCGCGCCGATGGTGGCTTCAGTCACGTACAGGCCTTCCTTGGGCGACTGATACTTCAGCTCGGCCAGGGTGATGGTCAGTTGTGGCGCACCTGGCGAGTTGGAAGGGGTGAAGCCCAACAGGCGCACGGCCGCTTCGGCCTGGGCTTGCAGCTTGGGCAGCACGTCCGCACCGGTCACCGTAATGGCGCTGGTTTCCGGGTACAGGCCGCCACGGGTGCCGAGGGTCGGCGACGGACGACCGTCAACCACACGCACCGACACCGGCTGGCCATGGCCGACAGGCGCCAGCTGGGTGGTGATTTTCGGTTGCGGGCTGAGTTGTTGCGGGCTGTGGGCGCAGCCAACCAGGGTCAAACTGGTCACAGTGATCAAACCGAACAACAGGCGTTGCAACATACTCATTTCTCCAGGACTAGATGCAAACAGGGCGCCAGTATAACGGTGAGCGCTCGCCACTCACCAGAATTCCTGAACGGCGCCTGAACTGTCGGCGAAATTACAATTTTCACACAGAACCGTCACCTCAATGTCATGCCAGACTGCCAACCTTCGCAGCATGTAACGAACCGGGTACACAGCCATGCGCCTTCTCAAATCTTTGTTCTTTTCCCACGCCAGCCATCGCCACTTCGCCCTGCTCGACGCCCAAGGCTGCTGCCAGGCTTTCAAGCAGTGCAGCCTGCCGCCCGTCGGTGAAGGCTGGGTCGAAGTCGAAGAGACCCGCCTGAGCTGGATGCACCGTCCGCTGCCCGCCAGCGCGCGCGTCAGCCCCCGGGTTTCGCAGCCACAGGCACGGCACGCGTTGGCCTCCTGACCAGACTGCTAATAAAAGTCATTAAACACGTCCATTTGCGCGCATTTCTTCGCTACAATCTCCCCCCGATTATAAGGACGTCTCCTGATCGGGCCTCGCAGCATCGCTAATGCACTTGTATTAGCTCCCCCGCACCGCCCACAGAGAGCCGCCCACACAGATCGTGTGAAGCTGGCGAGCTTGCTGTTTTCTCTGCAAACCATCGTCTTTACCCGAATCTGCCAGAGCTGCCATGCGCTCGGCCACTTGAGTTGTTTGCCCGTTTTGCCGCTTGCCGGCAGTGATTTCGGGCCAGGTGCCAGGCTGGGGCAGCCCTTTTTTGAGGTTCACGTCTTCAAAAGAGCGTGAAAAAAACGGGTTTTCACAACTTCACAAGAGTGTGGCGAGCAAATGAATAGTTTTGCGTTTGTACAAGCACCATCAGCGTCTGGAACAGCCCCACCACACAGGACCGAGCACTCCTCAAGAACCGGAGCTTGAAGCCTGTCCGCTACGGATTTGGTTGCACGATCGGACGAGCTTGACCATAAGTCGAATTGCCACAGGCGCCCTTAAATGCGTTCATACGCAGATCAGGCCCGGTCGGCAGCGTCCGCTTGCGATAAATTGCGAAGAATCGGACATGGCGATCCTGGCCATGGGTAACCTGGGGCATCACGTGAACCGCCCCGTCACTCCTGGCAGCCATGCCGTCAATTTGGTGCTGCAGATTTTGGAGACGCGTTAAATGGCGCATAACGAAGCAGTCGACGTAGTACTGGTAGGTGCGGGCATCATGAGTGCCACCCTCGCCGTACTGCTCAAAGAGCTCGACCCCGGCCTCAAGCTGGAAGTCGTTGAGCTGATGGATTCGGGTGCCGCGGAAAGTTCCAACCCGTGGAACAACGCCGGTACCGGCCACGCCGGGCTGTGTGAGCTGAACTACACACCGCAGGCCGCCGACGGCTCCATCGACATCAAGAAAGCCGTGCACATCAACACCCAATTCGAGGTGTCGAAGCAGTTCTGGGCCTACCTGACCAAGAAAGGCACCTTTGGCTCGTCCAAATCCTTTATCAGCCCCGTGCCGCACCTGAGCTTCGTACAGGGCGAGAAAGGCGTGTCGTTCCTCAAGAAGCGTTTTGAAACCCTCAGCCAGCACCACGCGTTCTCGGACATGCACTACACCGAAGACCGCAGCGAGATGGCCGAGTGGATGCC from Pseudomonas sp. NC02 encodes:
- a CDS encoding TMEM165/GDT1 family protein, encoding MLDSLLVPTAIVALAEIGDKTQLLALILAARFRKPWPIIAGIVAATLANHAAAGAVGAWFGSFFSDAVLHWILAASFCATALWTLVPDKLDDDEASTSRKFGPFLTTLIAFFLAEIGDKTQIATVMLAAQYPELWLVIIGTTLGMLIANVPVVLAGNFAADKLPLTLIRRLAATAFFILAIVAVYKAMQSSGWI
- a CDS encoding putative signal transducing protein, with protein sequence MQRIYEPENLMEGELLQGMLESEGITAHLVGRDLLGGTGELPIYGLLALAVENDQAAYARELITAYNGAQPLPGDEPDSFPDVLVC
- a CDS encoding CPXCG motif-containing cysteine-rich protein; translation: MEEESYECPYCGEVVTALLDLSAGDQEYIEDCPVCCRPIVFELQVHDDEWMLNVRSENE
- a CDS encoding SOS response-associated peptidase, with the translated sequence MCGRYALFRWNPAFAALPGFPADQQAQWNISPNDSVLIQRLSDGQHTLARARWGLTPPWLTDLSRTPAHARAETLAEQPMFREAFRQRRCLLPANGFYEWRGTQRKRPYWLTPGEGSTLFFAAIWEAYPVQEQVWLSTAVVTQAAQSQRRPLILDAAGQAAWLNPETPLHTLQALLASEPTALRERVLANMVNDPKLNGPECLTPG
- a CDS encoding class I SAM-dependent methyltransferase, which gives rise to MDPRSEVLLRQAELFQGDVLLVGLPADDLLGRLPNAHGWSWHAGDQAALDARFAERSQFGVNVPERSFETAVVFLPKSKDLTDYLLNAVAARLPGKELYLVGEKKGGIESAAKQLNPFGKPRKLDNARHCQLWLVTVANAPEPLELESLAQVFEVPLAEGPLKVVSLPGVFSHGRLDRGTALLLEHLDKLPSGHLLDFGCGAGVLGAAVKRRYPHNTVTMLDVDAFAAASSRLTLAANGLEAEVLTGDGIDAAPMNLNAILSNPPFHVGVHTDYFATENLLRKAAKHLAKGGELRLVANSFLKYQPLIEEHLGVCAIKAEGQGFRIYRAKRG
- a CDS encoding LysE family translocator, producing the protein MYLTEFLTVALIHLLAVASPGPDFAVVVRESVTHGRRAGTWTALGVGSAIFLHVGYSLLGIGLIVSQSIVLFNALKWAAAAYLLYIGFKALRAQPAKPASEEDLHLEAGERTARGAFTSGFVTNGLNPKATLFFLSLFTVVINPHTPLAVQAGYGVYLAVATAIWFCLVAMLFSQQLVRAGFARMGHWFDRTMGAVLIAIGVKLAFTSMK
- a CDS encoding methyl-accepting chemotaxis protein, encoding MVEIDQVATAVHEMTATAQDVARNATQAAQAASHADQAASQGMQIVRDTSTSIGALAEEIGKAVGVVQALAKDSENINAILTAIRGIAEQTNLLALNAAIEAARAGEQGRGFAVVADEVRNLAQKTQKATEEIQAMIQQLQQGTRDVVRVMEDSQNRTDESVQHAAKAAQALETITQAVSVINDMNTQIASAAEEQSAVAEDINRNVINIGQVANEVAGGADESSAASADLTKLAEQQRRLINQFKV
- a CDS encoding M48 family metallopeptidase — translated: MKKTVAVCALGAALLLAGCQSVNTTSGGAVGVERKQYMFSMLSSQEVDQMYAQSYQQTLGEASGKGLVDKTSANAKRVQAIANRLIAQAPTFRPDAAQWKWEVNLIKSDEMNANCGPGGKIFVYSALIDNLKLTDDELAAVMGHEIAHALREHGREAMSKAYGIEMAKQGAGALFGLGQDSLALADTVANYGMTLPNSRSNENEADLIGLELSARAGYNPNAAITLWNKMAKASEGSPPEFMSTHPASDSRIASLQAAIPKVMPLYQQAKKS
- a CDS encoding 2-hydroxyacid dehydrogenase; this translates as MTNNRRAVFLDHPSLDLGDLDLSGLQALFSELSLHQQTTPENIIERLQGAQVAISNKIALNAETLAACPELKLILVTATGTNNVDLAAARAHGVTVSNCQGYGTPSVAQHTIMLLLNLATRLNDYQRDVQAGHWQQAKQFCLLDYPIVELEGKTLGLLGHGELGGAVARLAEAFGMRVILGAIPGRPARADRVPLDELLAQVDALTLHCPLNEHTRDFIGARELALLKPGAFIVNTARGGLINEQALADALRSGHLGGAATDVLSVEPPVNGNPLLAGDIPRLIVTPHNAWGSREARQRIVGQLIENAQGFFSGAPLRVVS